CCATCCCAGCCGCGAGGAGCTCTGGCACGAACATCAGGAACGTTAAACGTGGTTGATCCGTCACCAACACCAAATGGGCAGATGACAACGGTTGTTGTAGAGGTGGCCGTGGCGTTTGAAGACAGCGTGATGGTGCTGGCACCGACAGCAGTGATAGTCGCGCCAGCGGGAATACCAGGGCCGCTAATCGGCATGCCGACCCACATAGCTTGCGGGCTGGCCACGCTTGAAATGCTGTTGCTGCCCGATGTAACCGTACCCGTCACTTGTGCCGTTATCGCGGCGAACAGCGTAGCGTAGGTGTTACGCGATACTGCTGTGCCATACGCCGGCAAATATCCACTTGGTGGAGACATTGTTGCAAACCAATCGACGCGTCCCGGCTGACTAAGCAAAGTCATCGCTTGACCAAGCGGCAGCGCGTGCTGGCTTTGGGTGGCCTGCGCAACTTGCTCGGCAGCCCCGGTGCAAAACAGCAAGATGTAAGAGCCGCCGTCAACGGAGCTACTCCACTGAGCCCATGCCTCGCCGTTAGCAACAATTTCGCCACCCTGGAGAGCGGAGTGAGCCCTCCCGACGAGCGCTACGACACCAAGGCCATCATTGATTGTGCAGGACCCAGTATTAGCGTTGGTCGCTTTGAAGCGGATCGGAACGCTTCCGCCACGGGAAGTAATGGCAGGCGTAAAGTTGCACACATAAGCATTGGCCGCTCCGGTATCGACGGCGAAAAAGCTCGCACTGACGGCATCCCGCAGCATGGAGTCCAGCGCCCCCATATCCAGCCAGGCTGTATTCGTACTGTTGCGCTTTTTCATGCGACCCGTGCCAGTATCCGCCCACACTTGGCACGGGAATGTCGGGTTTGGCGTTGCTGCCCCGCTGCTCTGAGACGCGAGCGCCTGCAGTGCAGCATTCATATCGGTTCTGAACGTAAGGCCAGGCCCATTGGCAACGTCCATATCATGCTGCGACATAGGTCAGTATCCCTTTGAGATGTAGTCGATAGAGCGGCCCGACTGGGCGACTCCGCCGGAATTGCGGATGAAGACGATGAATCCGGTAGCCGTCTTTGCCGAGACGTCCAGGTAGTCGCCTGGGGAAAGCCCTTGCGCGGTCAGGCTGACCGCAGGGGGTGCGTTGAACGGCGGCGAATAGCTGATGACCAACCCGCCCACGGGAACCGGAAGGTCATTTCCGCTATCAATGCGATCGGGCATGTCGATCACCACCTCAAGCTTGGAAACGTCCATCCAGTGCGAGGTCAGCTGTACGGATCCGCGCAATTGGAAGTCGAACAGGCGCGCGCGATAGTCGCCGACGACAAACGGCTTCCAGGCCGACCACACTGGCGGGGAAACGTCCGATGTGCGCACCCAGAGCGACAGCGAGGCGCCGCTAGGCGGATCACCATCAATGCCGAGGAGCACATCGAAGTCCACCACTGTGTCGATGTAGGTGCCGTCGTCATACAGCGCGGCCTCTACATCAGCGGTCAGTCGGCAGTCATAGACATAGCCGAGATCCGCCGCCGCAGCGAAGCTGTACGTCGCCGACAGCAACGAGCCGCCGAACTTATCAATCTCGCCAAGCAGCGCATCAACATCCGTCACATCATCCACGAACCCAGCACCCGACAGCTTCAGCACCCCATCTGCTGCGGCTGCATTGACCGCCATCCCGGCGAAGGCAGGCGACTCGGTAATGGTCAGCACCACGTTGGACGGCAGAGTTGCCTGCGCATCCGACCAGACCTCGGTGATAGGCCCGCCGACTCCCGAGGAGTCGACCGCACGCGCCAGGTACTTGCCCGGCAGCAACGCCACCACGGACGATGTTGAGCGCCCCGCTACCTCGATCAGCGGCAAAGCGGCATCCCAAGTGGCAGCCGTATTGCGCGCATGACGAATGGCGATACTGCCGCCAAGCTTCACGTCCAGCTCTGGAACGGGATCCCACGCCAGCGTTGCTACGCTGTTGATTACGTCGAGCCTCAGCCCGGCTAAAGCCGATGGAGGCATCAGCAGTGCCTGAGCGGTATAGGTCTGAATGGAAGCCGCACCGGAAAGGCCAAGGGCCGATTTCGGCGTAACGCGAACCGACCACAAACCCGAGGATGCAGAGTCAAAGTCGATGCTGGGCGTCGACACTTCCCCGACATACTCCCAGTTGCCCCCTGGTTTCATTACCTCGATCTGATAGCGCATCGCCCGCACCGGCTGGGTCCAGCTGACCGAAAGTCGTGCGGCAGCCAGACCGGTACCGGTGTCATAGAGTGATTCGAAAAATGTCAGCTGACCGACTGCATCTGGCTTGGCCAGGTTGACGATGCTGGTCGGGTTGTCGACATCCGGTGTGCCGTACTCAACCTGGTTGAACTTATCCGAGTCAAACGCCACGGCGCTGATCGCGTAGGTACCGTCGTCACCTTCGCTGATGCCTATGACGCGAAACTTCTGCGTCTCCAGTGCAGCTGTTGAGAACACCCATGGAGCAGAGGCCAGGGGCGCAGAGGCCAGCGGTGGCGATACGTTGATCTGTGTCGCGCCGACCGTCACCGTGACATTCGCGCTGGCATAGCTGCCATCGCTCATGATCACGCCGACCACACCTGCGCCCACCACACCGATGGGGGCATCCAGTAGTAGTGTGGAGGCTGTGCTCCCCGCCAGCAGTCGCCCGCCATTGCGTGCGCCGGCCCGATTGGCATCGGCGACGTCGATGATGTCGCCCGGCAGAGGTAGCGCGCCGTCTGCACCGACGGCAAAGGTCACGGCCTCCGATTCGGCATACAATAACCAGCGGCCCAAACGACGGGCCTGTCCGCGAGAGGTGCAGCCAACAGCCACAACGTCGCTCTGCTGGATTCGCCCCCACTTCGCGATCAGCTCGGGGCGCTCGACCACCTCGACCGTCTGCTTATATTGCTGGTTCGGGTCGTTCCAGGTGACAGCGGCGACGTTATAGCGCTGATCCGATGCGACCGACTGATAGCTGAAGTCGCCACCAACCACGTTGGCATTGTTGAACAGGTATCTACTGGAGCGTGGCGCGTCCTGCACTGCGGTCAGCGTCCCGCCCGCCCAAAAGCAAATAGCGCGGAACACGGAAACCATATCGTTGACCAGCTTCCAGGCATCCTGCTGAGTGGTCAGCGCGAGGTTGCAGGTAAAGCGCGGCTCCCAAGCGCCGTAACCGTTTGGAACCATCGCATCGCAATACTGGGCGATGTTGTACAGCGACCACTTATCGACCAGCGCGGTATCGAGCAATCCCCCCAACCCATAGCGGGTGTTGGTCAGCATGTCATACCAGACCCAGGCCGGATTATCAGACCATGCACGCTTGAAGGCGCCATTCCAGGAGCCACTGTACGTGCGCGTCGCAGGGTTGTAGTTGCTCGGAACCAGAACCTTGAGCCCGCGCACCATGAAGGCCATGCGCGGGATGCTGGCGAACTGCTGAGCATCAATGCTGACGCCGCACAGCGCAGTATTTGGATAGCGCAGCTTCTCGTCCCACAACAGGGTCATGCTGTCGAAGAAGGTGCGGTTCTGGATCGTAGAACTGGTCGAATCGCCCCCCATTCGGGTGGCGCGGATATAGCGCGGCAGGCCGCCAGATGCCGGCAAACGCAGATAGTACGAAAACTGCGTGCGGCTCATGGTTTTGCCATTGATCAAGATGTCTTCGCACATCTGATACCACGCGCCGCTGCCGTGCTTTGCCTCCAGGCGAAACAGCGCGGAAGAGCCGCCCGTGTCGCCGTTCTGCGTATTCTGTGAGAACAGTTGCGGAACGCTGACCGTCACCCGAACTGCATCAGCATCGGTATCGGTGATGGCGCGCTCGATGGGAATCCATCCTTTCAGCTCGACACCGACGGACTGCTCGGCCTCAAGCCCGGTGATCGGCATATAGCCCTGCCACTGGGTGCCGGTGCGCTTATCGATGCTGACGCTGGAAAAGTTGTAGCTGCCGTCGGAGTTCTGCAGTGGCACATCGTCGAAGAAAACCCCCTGATCGCCGCCGACGAAGCCTTCTATCTCCCCCTCGCAGATTGCATGCAGTACCCGCACATGCTGACGCGAACGCAGGCTTTCAGGTGCCTCTACGGCGGCGCGCACGGAACCACTGCTACTGCTGCTTCCGCCACTCTTCCCGCCACCCTTTCTACCGACAATTACTTCACTCATACCGGTAGAGCCTCCGTCCAGGTGCCGACTGTGATAACGCTGGAGCCGACTAGCATCTGGCCGTAAATGACGGGC
The window above is part of the Pseudomonas sp. B21-048 genome. Proteins encoded here:
- a CDS encoding tail fiber protein, with product MKKRNSTNTAWLDMGALDSMLRDAVSASFFAVDTGAANAYVCNFTPAITSRGGSVPIRFKATNANTGSCTINDGLGVVALVGRAHSALQGGEIVANGEAWAQWSSSVDGGSYILLFCTGAAEQVAQATQSQHALPLGQAMTLLSQPGRVDWFATMSPPSGYLPAYGTAVSRNTYATLFAAITAQVTGTVTSGSNSISSVASPQAMWVGMPISGPGIPAGATITAVGASTITLSSNATATSTTTVVICPFGVGDGSTTFNVPDVRARAPRGWDGGVGLDPGRVFGSLQGDQFPVHTHTYGSATFFTTATGGGSTTVANWASGSTGPAGSGSETRMKNIALLACIKY
- a CDS encoding host specificity protein J; translated protein: MSEVIVGRKGGGKSGGSSSSSGSVRAAVEAPESLRSRQHVRVLHAICEGEIEGFVGGDQGVFFDDVPLQNSDGSYNFSSVSIDKRTGTQWQGYMPITGLEAEQSVGVELKGWIPIERAITDTDADAVRVTVSVPQLFSQNTQNGDTGGSSALFRLEAKHGSGAWYQMCEDILINGKTMSRTQFSYYLRLPASGGLPRYIRATRMGGDSTSSTIQNRTFFDSMTLLWDEKLRYPNTALCGVSIDAQQFASIPRMAFMVRGLKVLVPSNYNPATRTYSGSWNGAFKRAWSDNPAWVWYDMLTNTRYGLGGLLDTALVDKWSLYNIAQYCDAMVPNGYGAWEPRFTCNLALTTQQDAWKLVNDMVSVFRAICFWAGGTLTAVQDAPRSSRYLFNNANVVGGDFSYQSVASDQRYNVAAVTWNDPNQQYKQTVEVVERPELIAKWGRIQQSDVVAVGCTSRGQARRLGRWLLYAESEAVTFAVGADGALPLPGDIIDVADANRAGARNGGRLLAGSTASTLLLDAPIGVVGAGVVGVIMSDGSYASANVTVTVGATQINVSPPLASAPLASAPWVFSTAALETQKFRVIGISEGDDGTYAISAVAFDSDKFNQVEYGTPDVDNPTSIVNLAKPDAVGQLTFFESLYDTGTGLAAARLSVSWTQPVRAMRYQIEVMKPGGNWEYVGEVSTPSIDFDSASSGLWSVRVTPKSALGLSGAASIQTYTAQALLMPPSALAGLRLDVINSVATLAWDPVPELDVKLGGSIAIRHARNTAATWDAALPLIEVAGRSTSSVVALLPGKYLARAVDSSGVGGPITEVWSDAQATLPSNVVLTITESPAFAGMAVNAAAADGVLKLSGAGFVDDVTDVDALLGEIDKFGGSLLSATYSFAAAADLGYVYDCRLTADVEAALYDDGTYIDTVVDFDVLLGIDGDPPSGASLSLWVRTSDVSPPVWSAWKPFVVGDYRARLFDFQLRGSVQLTSHWMDVSKLEVVIDMPDRIDSGNDLPVPVGGLVISYSPPFNAPPAVSLTAQGLSPGDYLDVSAKTATGFIVFIRNSGGVAQSGRSIDYISKGY